In Mustela nigripes isolate SB6536 chromosome 2, MUSNIG.SB6536, whole genome shotgun sequence, a single window of DNA contains:
- the B3GNT5 gene encoding lactosylceramide 1,3-N-acetyl-beta-D-glucosaminyltransferase has protein sequence MFVSGRRVKKWQFVQLFATCFILSLMFFWGPIDNHIVSHMKSYSYRYLINSYDFVNDSLSLKHSVDGATRYQYLINHEEKCQAQDILLLLFVKTAPENYNRRYAIRKTWGNEKYVQSQLNANIKTLFALGTPANPLTREELQRKLVWEDQVYSDLIQQDFADSFYNLTLKLLLQFSWANSFCPHAKFLMTADDDIFIHMPNLIKYLQSLEKIGVQDFWIGRVHRGAPPVRDKRSKYYVPYEMYQWPAYPDYTAGAAYVISGDVAAKVYEASQTLNSSLYIDDVFMGLCANKMGIVPQHHVFFSGEGKTPYHPCIYDKMMTSHGHVQDLQDLWRDATDPKVKTISKGFFGQIYCRIIKIVLLCRLTSLNTYPCRAAFI, from the coding sequence ATGTTTGTGAGTGGCAGACGAGTAAAGAAATGGCAGTTCGTTCAGTTATTTGCCACTTGTTTTATACTAAGCCTCATGTTTTTTTGGGGACCCATCGATAATCACATTGTGAGCCATATGAAGTCCTACTCTTACAGATACCTCATAAATAGCTATGACTTTGTGAATGATAGCCTGTCTCTTAAGCATAGTGTGGATGGGGCGACTCGCTACCAGTACCTGATTAACCATGAGGAGAAATGTCAGGCACAAGACATCCTCCTGTTACTGTTTGTAAAAACTGCTCCTGAAAACTACAATCGACGTTACGCAATTAGAAAAACGTGGGGCAATGAGAAGTACGTTCAGTCCCAACTTAATGCCAACATCAAAACTCTGTTTGCTTTAGGGACACCTGCTAACCCACTGACGAGAGAAGAACTGCAGAGAAAACTGGTCTGGGAAGATCAAGTGTACAGTGATCTAATCCAGCAAGACTTTGCTGATTCTTTCTATAATCTTACTCTTAAATTACTTCTGCAGTTCAGTTGGGCAAACAGCTTTTGTCCTCATGCCAAATTTCTTATGACAGCTGATGATGACATATTTATTCATATGCCAAATCTTATCAAGTACCTTCAAAGTTTAGAAAAAATTGGTGTTCAGGACTTTTGGATTGGTCGGGTTCATCGCGGAGCTCCTCCTGTGAGAGACAAACGCAGCAAATACTATGTCCCTTATGAAATGTACCAGTGGCCGGCTTACCCTGACTATACTGCTGGAGCTGCCTACGTGATCTCTGGCGACGTAGCCGCCAAAGTCTACGAGGCGTCACAGACACTTAACTCTAGTCTTTACATAGATGATGTGTTCATGGGCCTCTGTGCcaataaaatggggatagtaccACAACACCATGTGTTTTTCTCCGGGGAAGGGAAAACTCCTTATCATCCCTGCATCTATGATAAAATGATGACATCTCATGGACATGTACAAGACCTTCAGGACCTCTGGAGGGATGCCACAGACCCCAAAGTCAAAACAATTTCAAAAGGGTTTTTTGGTCAAATATACTGCAGGATAATTAAGATAGTTCTTCTCTGCAGACTGACCTCTCTTAACACGTATCCTTGTAGGGCCGCCTTTATCTAA